From Acipenser ruthenus chromosome 2, fAciRut3.2 maternal haplotype, whole genome shotgun sequence, a single genomic window includes:
- the LOC131698703 gene encoding sphingosine 1-phosphate receptor 3-like, with protein sequence MSINYIITLHYNYTGKLDVREKRTGGMDSTTVAFLIICSLIVLENLMVLVSIWKNHKFHNRMYFFIGNLALCDLLAGIAYLVNILMSGKNTMSLSLTVWFVREGSMFVALGASTFSLLAIAIERHMTMVKMRPYDANKKYRVFLLIGTCWLIAVSLGALPILGWNCIGNLPVCSTVLPLYSKFYVAFCIIVFIAILLAIVVLYARIYALVKSSSRKVTKHNNSERSMALLRTVVIVVGVFIACWSPIFILLLIDVACENKKCDILYKADWFIALAVLNSAMNPLIYTLASKEMRRAFFQLVCGCLFKTKAANSLQIQPTPDNSRSKSSSCHSQKQKEGDFPQIVVLPNAITKSEPSHNSEGC encoded by the coding sequence ATGTCTATCAACTACATTATCACTCTTCACTACAACTACACAGGGAAGCTTGACGTACGAGAGAAGAGAACGGGTGGCATGGACTCAACTACTGTGGCCTTTTTAATCATATGTAGCTTGATCGTGTTGGAGAATTTGATGGTGTTAGTTTCCATATGGAAAAACCACAAATTCCACAACCGAATGTACTTCTTCATTGGCAATCTAGCACTTTGTGACTTATTGGCGGGAATAGCTTACTTAGTAAACATCCTTATGTCAGGAAAAAATACAATGAGCCTGTCTCTGACCGTTTGGTTTGTGAGGGAAGGCAGCATGTTTGTAGCACTGGGGGCTTCCACGTTCAGTTTACTGGCTATTGCCATAGAAAGACACATGACCATGGTTAAAATGAGGCCATATGATGCAAACAAGAAATACAGAGTTTTTCTCCTGATTGGGACCTGTTGGCTTATTGCTGTCTCATTGGGAGCATTGCCCATCCTAGGTTGGAACTGCATTGGTAACCTTCCTGTTTGCTCCACTGTGTTACCCCTTTACTCCAAGTTCTATGTTGCTTTCTGCATCATCGTTTTCATTGCCATCTTGCTGGCTATTGTTGTTCTGTATGCCCGTATCTATGCGCTCGTCAAGTCCAGCAGTCGAAAGGTGACCAAGCATAACAATTCAGAGAGGTCAATGGCTCTGCTTCGAACCGTAGTTATTGTCGTTGGGGTCTTCATTGCATGCTGGTCCCCAATATTTATTCTGCTTCTCATAGATGTGGCTTGCGAGAATAAAAAATGTGACATATTGTACAAGGCTGACTGGTTTATTGCCCTGGCTGTTTTAAATTCTGCCATGAACCCTCTGATCTACACACTGGCTAGCAAGGAGATGCGCCGGGCTTTCTTCCAATTGGTGTGTGGCTGTCTCTTCAAGACCAAAGCAGCAAATAGCCTTCAAATACAGCCAACGCCGGATAACAGCCGAAGCAAGTCCAGCAGCTGCCATTCCCAGAAGCAAAAAGAAGGAGATTTTCCACAAATCGTTGTACTGCCGAATGCTATTACAAAATCCGAGCCTTCACATAACAGTGAAGGGTGCTGA